In Candidatus Methylomirabilis sp., the sequence GTATGCGCCCCTGATGCTGGGCTTCCAGGCCACCGACGGGGGGCTGGCTCTGCTGCTCCTGGCCCTGAGCGGCGCGGCGTTGCTGGCGAGCTTCTCGGCCGCCGTCGTCTTCGCTCAGGAGCTGCTCCCGACGCGGGTGGGGCTCGCCTCCGGCCTCACGCTGGGGTTCGCGTTCGGTGCCGGCGGGATCGGGGCGGGGGTCACGGGGGTGCTGATTGACGCCGTCGGGCTGGAGTGGGGAATGGCGAGCCTGAGCCTGCTCCCGCTGGGGGCTGCCCTGGCGTGCGTGCCGCTCAAGGAACGGCGGATTCCGGCCCCCGCGACCGGATGAGCCCCCGGACCGCGGGGCGCGCCGTCGCGCTGGGCCTTGCCGCCCTCGTCATCTCCTCCTGCGGCGGCGACGACTACCGCGCCATCCGCAACCTGGCCTCAAGAGGAGCGACGCTGGTCTGCTTCGGCGATAGTCTGACGCAGGGGGTGGGGGCCGGCCCGGGGGAGGACTTCCCGAGCCTCCTGGCCGCCACCCTCCCGATTCCCGTGGTGAACGCCGGCGTGGCGGGGGAGACCACCGCGGACGGCCTGCGGCGCCTGGAGCGGGATGTCCTGAGCCAGGACCCGCGTCTGGTGCTCGTCTTCTTCGGCGGCAACGACTTCCTCCGGCGCGTCCCGCGGGAGCAGATCCGCCGGAACCTGGAGGTCATGGCGGAGCGGATCCAGGGGGCCGGGGCCATGGTCGTTCTGGTGGGGTTCAGGGCAGGGATTCTCACCGACGAGATGGGGCCGCTCTACGAGGAGGTCGCTCGGGACCGCGGCATGCTGTACATCCCGGACGCCCTGAAGGGCATCCTGACCGATTCGCGCCTCAAGAGCGATGCCGTCCACCCGAACGGCGCCGGGTACCGAAGGGTGGCCGACCGCCTGCTTGCGGAGCTCCACCCGCTCCTGCGGGCGGCGGACCGGGCCCGTCAGCGCCTGGGGGGGTGACCCTCCTCTCGAGCGGGAGGCGCCGGGGGACGGGAACAGCCCGATAGGATCAGCGTTCGGAGTCGGCCGGGGCGGCCGCCACGCGAGTGGCGGCTATTTTTGTTTAGTGGCGGCGGGCCTGGTAGATGCCGATGCCAAAGGAGACGACGGAGAGTGCCAGGAAGAGGCCCGAGATGGGTCGAGAGAGGAA encodes:
- a CDS encoding GDSL-type esterase/lipase family protein, which encodes MSPRTAGRAVALGLAALVISSCGGDDYRAIRNLASRGATLVCFGDSLTQGVGAGPGEDFPSLLAATLPIPVVNAGVAGETTADGLRRLERDVLSQDPRLVLVFFGGNDFLRRVPREQIRRNLEVMAERIQGAGAMVVLVGFRAGILTDEMGPLYEEVARDRGMLYIPDALKGILTDSRLKSDAVHPNGAGYRRVADRLLAELHPLLRAADRARQRLGG